Proteins from a single region of Octopus bimaculoides isolate UCB-OBI-ISO-001 chromosome 11, ASM119413v2, whole genome shotgun sequence:
- the LOC106879599 gene encoding uncharacterized protein LOC106879599: MGARDQSTRKSQRKVRRSIEVTSPPKRKNDIRIASNRKKQEQSDQVKASKKDNEEDKRKNGNIKLQKFPVRSRRRKADAGAEEQSPPSEGCRSAFAKRARLSVSVEGKVKDSKPNKLNRTAKGCAKESPAYKNKQNSKVGKDVKESKIVLCNNLSVSLEQSVFKESESKKSTRHLRGVKQSRATKMVRTLPVTRKSSAEAKASKVIKKPKRNATKVKKDLKESKNSKENKEPNLSQETSSAVNHNEVMTQLQSTSLTSSTDVKSPQKAKTVSIRKTKLQRDSTKKQSKDIFKKPKDVDGSFKPVLESKIANANKEILNNGKDDESSSDKDLDEVIHIPVKPVLINNNSDSSEKTVLCKLPIKKEDISANSKIKSPTQNLSNKSTFQNTKADLAKNISTMPKPKGKRTSKTLKSEKPCKMVKKTDDNKISDGASEMMKVIEIIKAEVMESIVNDKKLEKSRKDDLAGKVSSQCNNCKRDFCNKSSLTRHMKKCMIVAQDPLLNNIGNKVENGSTKELSSKTISEESANVTKSQNNSTNISNLPLSGSLEHVLEIVPTTETKNVKTAKQPLEASTEMLKVPLHATNSINNDSVITKAFNASVSLGSMTEMSDIYKETTVQTAAVTVANSIEPLSSDTQLNANVNENHAAVEEVDFTSKICDEPEKKCAKEQVGQDSDLYKAANIDAATAAVVAAVVAKIGMENGTAISVVKPKPHFCEHCDFKTGKHSLLARHVETHGIFMCLKCRFVGENKENCDAHMRESHKKKRSAKLCRQCRKYIDTDVVSMEKHKEECSIRILNCKECNKVFRYESSLKVHMATHYPELPKRFHCMECSYQSNYKANLQKHMKSIHEFREKNVKCCICEKMFFSEDSMKRHLKVHSDDRPHKCDLCGKAFKTLPALKTHRDVHEPSRPFLCEVQGCTKDFRTARLLKNHREEYHQLSPKKYHCSKEGCRFSFFKRSHLRRHEITHTDERNFKCAWPDCGKAFRHSDNLKVHYLQHTNEKPVKCNLCDFTCRQKSSLHWHKRKRHANEIAPALKVEPKKEIVSTSSAARAVVAQVTTTTTSSNSSSSTTTTTTTTTTTTTSNNVPAKSTTKILNDLQTKIQASIDLYEFQSDDDSTTDVMDMFYKRTDRGSTNGKVADTSSSFKAGPETALIEASTSLSEPATTKMITQEKSSYVELESKKQTDIKNTAILGGISPVLSTVSTSSPQITAKPLSVVKKRQSKKAKPVDLATISSIGKQEKRLPEMSELSPSVMSVIQVPVIKTEPAITEGKSDKEEEKGEEEKEEGKEDDVMAQVSYESTIENKTGAVESEEHCLVNCQEKDIQDCVSEQAQANDSQTVVSVGQHSTAPVMLPSLISLPSITSLDVSLSTSTPITSTSSYHHSSVTTPSSSLSPLQPPPPPSQLQPEPSLPEQDAQLSESFADNKTASVKDTIQSINDTAVTNDCSAIDSMLRPSPFTSTSTPLSVSVHNMDNLENRNPDYSSSPSPSSSASSSSSSSSVLSSSASSFSDSEPEDNEEMKEAEGESKLIEQHYHLSPAQQPLLETLSSSSSSTSPSEQQASSHPNEPLYMQPEQNNCRSNEPGQLEMDLTTTLPQESDSESEHSSSDGKDDEEEDEEEDEDVDDNDDEERINGNNCKDDIKQKEMLDIRECSILHSLQPCSVSLDNLMMDPKVQAITLTKDNLLRPVPERKNGIVQSYHVHNFSSQSGSNEVTMDYRNSPKQDMRNVLDSDNSVLDNNCNTPTELDDHLNNNQNLTQTSDHLAVPSCSEPNQMLSEPSEHQYLQERKVYDSYQFQPPEIIMPHTPSASIGLMHNFKPQERMKQLQEDYLKRNQRRYEMMQEQHQMNFVHDPQQNYRENNNLPYNHHQSDHMFGESKLMCQNQLNEHKMVNEQELLHQQQQQQQQQQDAKLTHDLHINEECSEEEQMEDNIVHEHQRQGEMVCDQKISFDNQRTEEVNNCQRQDNIAHEQDLAYEQQREDNVICEQQQQQQQQQQQQQQHQQQEDHHVHNEEFILEQHDQELSHEHQQQDELTHKPELVLEHQRSEDLAQEHLRQKELAHEQELDLENQRQETANRDHKLSLAHSRTEEFSCDQEIALEHQRRDKLSHEHLQRDGLICQQDLTLEQQVQQEKFVQVEETIREQDLAKRTQDFQTRCETLQQDVVHESHTAEIARDRPLHTDSIIHRHTNITSDSCSSEVVSDNPHMTNVTCPRDAHSQELHEIDHGHELHDMLHEPHGMLHERGHKMVHVRQREMVRVREMVRVREYEMVRERDHEIVRKHELEPDVTSELVAKHDPSQDIKLSHEHKLVPPEHSSDHPSLSLDHHSDLTQPNTEPITAQVSEQGILHRSESNANLRLSSPHVSSAQDISLDEANRSGEADKLKSSHSDHNSILNSTARHHPFEHESSVTRYESEMAHLGFNPIQTRRHMEASMSMERSEPSVLQSVHHRKDSMSLTTPDMSSLRSTNMLSDKSLPSSHLPIHQLGFVPPHPSTPVDERDYLGQYLQDFDKDTTEIAAREPVVRSEVVPPITPSFTEPTANLDNRAMISISNDALRPCFSDMAFKRLDLSHPPERTSLDSFHQQETALQRLSNFASEGLSPVDKSYETPRPSSFMRQNDAFLSCPAPTSSFVRFSESEASLQRQRTSSLFQHASTRHHKLPDTPLPRPSNPTLLRGHSGITGEDFLSHAGAVAQSVPRSPFHNSWSGQELQSHWNQPTYIQPPVDRQPNTGTSSLLGKDSYLASRDLMFDSSCRGMADRRMFTGLSSPQPQRDLTCDAFPIERFDLGSYFNSHAYSGASPLEYARSNCGSTQKNYDDRYRQPVTMADLRALPQSNSSDMFGNMNVNSSFSLEKYMYSHETVYHSQHLPENTNSAFLSHSNPTHQPGYFNRDYSRRALYSQASPYALMDDRQYSAAGKLTQHPAPMSSQERDYIPRLGNSEESYRYNVLYNVMNRYFE, encoded by the exons ATGGGGGCGAGAGACCAAAGCACTAGGAAAAGTCAGAGAAAAGTACGGAGATCCATTGAAGTGACGTCTCCCCCCAAAAGGAAGAATGACATTCGGATAGCAAGCAACAGAAAGAAGCAAGAACAATCAGACCAAGTAAAGGCAAGCAAGAAAGACAATGAAGAAGATAAACGAAAGAATGGCAATATCAAGTTGCAGAAGTTTCCAGTTAGATCTCGCAGACGTAAGGCAGATGCAGGTGCAGAGGAACAGAGTCCCCCCAGTGAGGGGTGTAGATCTGCATTTGCCAAGAGAGCCAGGCTTTCAGTGTCAGTTGAAGGAAAAGTAAAAGATAGTAAACCAAACAAACTCAATAGAACTGCTAAAGGCTGTGCTAAGGAATCTCctgcatataaaaataaacagaatagtAAAGTAGGTAAAGACGTTAAGGAATCCAAAATAGTGTTGTGTAATAATTTATCTGTATCGTTAGAACAGTCTGTATTTAAAGAAAGTGAAAGCAAAAAATCTACGAGACATCTGAGAGGAGTTAAACAAAGCCGAGCAACAAAAATGGTTAGAACATTACCAGTAACAAGAAAGAGTAGTGCTGAGGCGAAAGCTTCGAAAGTAATCAAAAAGCCTAAGAGaaatgctacaaaggtaaagaaagacctgaaagaaagcaaaaactcCAAAGAAAATAAGGAACCTAATCTTAGTCAAGAGACAAGTAGTGCTGTCAATCACAACGAAGTCATGACTCAGTTACAAAGTACAAGTTTAACAAGTTCAACAGATGTGAAGTCTCCACAAAAAGCAAAGACTGTTTCAATCAGAAAGACCAAACTTCAGAGAGATTCGACAAAGAAACAATCAAAGGACATCTTTAAAAAACCTAAAGATGTTGATGGCAGTTTCAAACCTGTACTAGAAAGTAAGATAGCTAACGCCAATAAGGAAATTCTTAATAATGGTAAGGATGATGAAAGTTCTTCTGACAAGGATTTAGATGAAGTAATACATATTCCAGTCAAGCCTGTTCTAATTAATAACAATAGTGATAGTTCAGAAAAGACTGTTCTATGTAAGTTACccataaaaaaagaagatatctctgcaaatagcaaaataaaatctCCAACTCAAAACCTTTCTAACAAAAGtacttttcaaaatacaaaagctGATCTTGCCAAGAATATCTCCACCATGCCGAAACCTAAGGGAAAAAGGACCTCCAAAACTCTGAAATCTGAAAAGCCTTGTAAAATGGTGAAAAAAACAGACGATAATAAGATTTCTGATGGAGCTAGTGAGATGATGAAAGTGATAGAAATCATCAAAGCAGAGGTGATGGAATCAATTGTAAATGATAAGAAACTAGAAAAGAGTCGTAAGGATGATCTTGCAGGGAAAGTCTCCAGTCAATGTAATAATTGTAAACGAGACTTTTGTAACAAAAGTTCTTTAACAAGACATATGAAAAAGTGCATGATTGTTGCTCAAGATCCACTTTTAAATAATATAGGTAACAAAGTAGAAAATGGAAGCACTAAGGAGTTATCTAGCAAAACTATTTCAGAAGAAAGTGCAAATGTTACTAAAAGCCAAAATAATTCAACTAATATCTCAAACTTACCTTTGTCTGGCAGTCTAGAACACGTGTTAGAAATAGTTCCAACTACAGAGACGAAAAATGTAAAAACTGCTAAACAACCATTAGAAGCTAGTACGGAAATGTTAAAGGTACCATTACATGCTACTAACTCTATCAACAATGATAGTGTGATAACAAAGGCATTTAATGCATCTGTTTCACTTGGTTCCATGACAGAAATGTCAGATATTTACAAAGAGACTACAGTTCAAAcagctgctgttactgttgccaATTCCATTGAACCCCTTAGCTCTGATACTCAGCTGAATGCTAACGTTAATGAAAATCATGCTGCAGTTGAAGAAGTGGACTTCACAAGTAAAATCTGTGATGAACCAGAAAAAAAATGTGCCAAGGAACAGGTAGGACAAGACAGTGACCTTTACAAAGCAGCAAATATAgatgctgccactgctgctgttgtagcaGCTGTTGTTGCCAAAATAGGAATGGAAAATGGCACAGCTATATCGGTTGTAAAGCCAAAGCCCCATTTCTGTGAACATTGTGACTTTAAAACGGGGAAGCATTCTTTGCTAGCACGCCATGTGGAAACCCACGGCATCTTCATGTGTCTAAAGTGTAGGTTTGTTggggaaaacaaagaaaactgtgATGCTCACATGCGTGAATCCCATAAGAAGAAACGCAGTGCTAAACTTTGCAGGCAGTGCCGTAAATATATTGATACAGATGTAGTTTCAATGGAGAAACACAAGGAAGAATGCAGTATACGTATCTTAAACTGCAAAGAATGTAACAAGGTGTTTCGCTATGAATCATCGTTGAAAGTCCACATGGCAACCCACTACCCAGAACTGCCAAAACGATTCCATTGTATGGAATGTAGCTATCAATCTAATTACAAAGCAAACCTACAGAAGCACATGAAGAGTATCCATGAGTTTCgggaaaaaaatgtgaaatgctgtatctgtgaaaaaatgtttttctctgaAGATAGTATGAAACGCCACCTAAAGGTCCATTCTGATGACAGACCTCATAAGTGTGACTTGTGTGGAAAGGCATTCAAGACTTTACCTGCTCTCAAGACTCACAGAGATGTCCATGAACCATCTCGGCCATTTCTCTGTGAGGTGCAAGGTTGTACAAAGGATTTTCGGACTGCACGTTTATTAAAAAACCATCGTGAAGAATACCACCAGCTGTCTCCGAAAAAATATCATTGTTCTAAAGAAGGCTGTCGCTTTTCTTTCTTCAAGCGAAGTCACTTAAGACGACATGAGATAACTCATACAG ATGAACGGAACTTCAAATGTGCATGGCCAGACTGTGGTAAGGCATTTCGTCACTCAGATAACTTGAAAGTGCACTACCTACAACATACCAATGAAAAGCCAGTCAAGTGTAATCTATGTGATTTTACGTGTCGTCAAAAAAGTTCTCTTCATTGGCACAAACGTAAACGGCATGCCAACGAAATTGCACCTGCATTAAAAGTAGAACCCAAGAAAGAAATTGTCAGCACCAGTTCTGCAGCAAGAGCAGTTGTTGCACAGGTtacgactactactacaagttcaaatagtagcagcagcaccaccaccactactactaccaccaccaccaccaccaccagcaacaatgtTCCTGCAAAATCAACGACAAAGATCTTAAATGATTTACAAACTAAAATCCAAGCTAGTATCGATTTATATGAATTCCAATCAGATGATGATTCAACAACAGATGTCATGGACATGTTTTACAAGCGAACAGATCGAGGCAGTACAAACGGTAAAGTTGCAGACACTTCTTCCAGTTTTAAGGCAGGTCCGGAGACTGCTTTAATAGAGGCTTCTACATCACTTTCTGAACCAGCAACAACTAAGATGATTACACAAGAGAAGTCATCGTATGTTGAGctagaaagtaaaaaacaaactGATATAAAAAACACTGCTATTCTTGGTGGTATCAGTCCTGTATTATCAACCGTTAGTACTTCTAGCCCCCAAATCACTGCTAAACCATTGAGTGTTGTGAAGAAAAGGCAATCAAAGAAAGCCAAACCTGttgatttagctactatttctagcataggGAAACAGGAAAAGAGGCTCCCAGAAATGTCTGAGCTGTCTCCATCTGTTATGAGTGTAATCCAGGTGCCGGTCATCAAGACAGAACCAGCGATCACTGAAGGGAAAtctgataaagaagaagaaaaaggggaagaagaaaaagaggaaggaaaggaGGACGATGTAATGGCTCAGGTTAGTTATGAAAGTACGATAGAAAACAAAACTGGTGCTGTTGAAAGTGAAGAACACTGCTTGGTTAATTGCCAAGAAAAAGACATTCAGGATTGTGTTAGTGAGCAGGCTCAGGCAAATGACAGCCAAACAGTTGTCAGTGTTGGACAACACAGTACAGCACCTGTTATGTTACCTTCATTGATATCATTACCATCTATCACCTCATTAGATGTCTCCTTGTCTACATCCACACCAATCACATCCACGTCATCATATCACCATTCATCTGTAACAacaccttcatcatcactatctccattgcaaccaccaccaccaccgtcacaacTGCAACCTGAGCCTTCTCTCCCTGAGCAAGATGCTCAACTTTCAGAATCTTTTGCTGATAATAAAACCGCTTCAGTGAAAGATACAATACAATCTATAAACGACACGGCAGTGACTAACGACTGCAGTGCTATTGACTCTATGCTGAGACCATCTCCTTTCACGAGTACGTCAACACCACTGTCTGTATCTGTTCATAACATGGACAATCTGGAAAACAGAAATCCTGATTACTCTTCTTCCCCATCtccttcatcatcagcatcctcatcatcgtcttcatcatcagtattgtcatcatctgcatcatcatttTCAGATTCAGAACCTGAAGacaatgaagaaatgaaagaagcagAAGGAGAGTCGAAATTAATCGAGCAACATTATCATTTATCTCCGGCTCAGCAACCATTATTAGAaacgttatcgtcatcgtcatcatcaacatcaccatcagaaCAACAAGCCTCAAGTCATCCAAACGAACCTCTATATATGCAGCCAGAACAAAATAACTGCCGTTCTAACGAACCTGGCCAATTGGAAATGGATTTGACCACCACTCTACCTCAAGAGTCTGACAGTGAATCAGAGCATTCGTCTTCAGATGGAAAAGAcgatgaagaggaggatgaagaggaggatgaagatgtggatgataatgatgatgaagagagaataaatggaaataattgtAAAGATGACATCAAACAGAAAGAGATGCTTGACATTAGAGAATGTAGCATTTTACACTCTTTGCAGCCTTGCAGTGTCTCTTTAGACAATTTAATGATGGATCCAAAAGTACAAGCCATCACTCTGACTAAAGATAATCTTTTAAGACCTGTACCTGAACGTAAAAATGGAATTGTGCAATCATATCACgttcataatttttcttctcaGTCAGGATCCAATGAGGTTACAATGGATTACAGAAATAGTCCTAAACAAGATATGAGGAATGTTTTAGATTCTGACAATTCAGTACTGGACAACAACTGCAACACACCAACAGAACTGGATGATCACTTAAATAACAATCAAAACTTAACTCAAACTTCTGATCATCTGGCTGTTCCAAGTTGTTCAGAACCAAACCAGATGCTGTCTGAACCATCAGAACATCAATATCTTCAAGAAAGAAAAGTTTATGACAGTTACCAGTTCCAGCCTCCCGAAATTATTATGCCCCACACTCCTTCTGCTTCTATAGGGTTAATGCATAATTTTAAACcacaagaaagaatgaaacagcTGCAAGAAGATTATCTGAAGAGGAATCAAAGGCGGTATGAAATGATGCAAGAACAACATCAGATGAACTTTGTCCATGATCCTCAACAAAACTACAGAGAAAATAATAACCTTCCGTATAATCACCACCAGTCGGATCATATGTTTGGAGAATCAAAACTTATGTGCCAGAATCAGTTGAATGAACATAAAATGGTTAACGAGCAAGAACTtttacaccaacaacaacagcagcagcagcagcagcaagatgCAAAATTAACTCATGATTTGCATATTAATGAAGAATGTAGTGAGGAGGAACAAATGGAAGATAATATAGTTCATGAGCATCAGAGACAGGGAGAGATGGTGTGTGATCAGAAAATAAGTTTCGATAATCAAAGAACAGAAGAGGTGAATAACTGTCAAAGGCAAGATAATATTGCTCATGAACAAGATCTGGCTTATGAGCAACAAAGAGAAGATAATGTTATTtgtgaacaacagcagcagcagcagcagcaacaacagcagcagcagcaacatcagcaacaagaggATCATCATGTACATAATGAAGAGTTCATTTTAGAACAACATGATCAAGAATTGTCTCATGAACACCAGCAACAAGATGAATTGACTCATAAACCAGAACTAGTATTAGAACATCAGAGATCTGAAGATTTGGCTCAAGAACACCTTCGGCAAAAGGAATTGGCTCATGAACAAGAATTAGATTTAGAGAATCAGAGGCAAGAGACTGCAAATAGAGACCATAAGTTATCTTTAGCACATTCTAGAACTGAAGAATTTTCTTGTGATCAAGAGATTGCTTTGGAACATCAAAGACGAGATAAATTGTCTCATGAACATTTACAAAGGGATGGTTTAATTTGTCAGCAAGATTTAACTCTTGAACAGCAAGTACAACAAGAAAAATTTGTGCAAGTAGAAGAAACGATCAGAGAACAAGATCTTGCTAAGAGGACCCAAGATTTTCAAACTAGATGTGAAACTCTTCAGCAAGATGTTGTACATGAGAGTCATACGGCAGAAATTGCTAGGGACAGGCCACTCCATACTGATTCGATAATTCACCGACACACCAATATTACTAGTGACTCTTGCTCGAGTGAAGTAGTGTCTGACAATCCACATATGACAAATGTAACATGTCCAAGGGATGCACACTCTCAAGAACTACATGAAATAGACCATGGCCATGAGTTGCATGACATGTTACATGAACCACATGGAATGCTACATGAACGAGGGCACAAAATGGTCCATGTGCGTCAACGTGAGATGGTCCGTGTTCGAGAAATGGTTCGTGTGCGTGAGTACGAGATGGTACGTGAACGAGATCATGAAATAGTGCGTAAACACGAACTTGAACCAGATGTAACCAGTGAATTAGTTGCCAAACATGATCCCTCACAAGATATTAAGTTGTCTCACGAACACAAACTTGTTCCACCTGAACATTCAAGTGAccatccatctctttctcttgatCATCATAGTGATCTTACCCAGCCAAATACAGAACCAATTACTGCTCAAGTATCTGAGCAAGGAATTCTTCATCGTTCAGAATCTAATGCTAACTTAAGATTGTCATCACCTCATGTTTCTAGTGCTCAAGACATTTCTCTTGATGAAGCTAACAGATCAGGAGAGGCAGATAAACTAAAGTCTTCACATTCAGATCACAATAGCATTTTGAACAGTACAGCACGCCATCATCCTTTTGAGCATGAATCTTCTGTTACAAGATATGAATCTGAAATGGCACATTTAGGCTTTAATCCCATTCAAACTAGACGACACATGGAGGCAAGCATGTCTATGGAGCGCAGTGAGCCCTCTGTTCTTCAATCTGTCCATCATAGAAAGGATAGTATGAGCTTGACAACTCCAGATATGTCCAGTTTGCGATCCACAAACATGCTCTCTGATAAATCCCTTCCTTCATCCCATCTACCTATTCATCAACTAGGGTTTGTTCCTCCACATCCAAGTACTCCAGTTGATGAGAGAGACTACCTGGGACAATACTTACAAGATTTTGATAAAGACACAACTGAAATTGCTGCTCGTGAACCTGTAGTACGATCTGAAGTTGTCCCACCAATTACTCCTAGCTTCACAGAACCTACAGCAAACTTGGACAATCGAGCTATGATCAGCATTTCCAATGATGCACTTAGGCCCTGCTTTTCTGATATGGCATTTAAGCGTTTGGATTTGAGCCATCCACCAGAACGGACTAGCTTAGATAGTTTTCATCAACAGGAAACAGCTCTACAAAGGTTATCTAATTTTGCCTCTGAAGGTTTGTCACCAGTAGACAAATCATATGAAACACCAAGGCCTAGTAGTTTCATGCGTCAGAATGATGCATTTTTGTCTTGTCCAGCCCCAACAAGCAGTTTTGTACGCTTCTCAGAGAGTGAAGCATCATTACAGAGACAAAGGACTTCATCTTTATTTCAGCATGCCAGCACACGCCATCATAAGCTACCTGACACTCCTTTACCTCGCCCCAGCAATCCCACCCTTTTACGAGGACACTCTGGAATTACTGGAGAAGACTTTTTATCACATGCTGGGGCTGTTGCTCAGAGTGTTCCCAGAAGTCCTTTCCACAATTCTTGGTCAGGACAAGAGCTTCAGTCACACTGGAATCAGCCTACTTACATTCAGCCTCCAGTAGACCGACAACCAAATACTGGTACTTCAAGTCTATTGGGAAAAGATTCTTATCTTGCCAGCCGTGATTTAATGTTTGATTCGTCTTGTCGAGGTATGGCGGATCGACGCATGTTTACAGGATTGTCGTCACCACAGCCTCAGCGGGATCTCACTTGTGATGCCTTCCCTATAGAACGTTTTGATTTGGGAAGCTACTTTAATAGTCACGCTTACTCAGGTGCTTCTCCTTTAGAGTATGCTCGATCAAACTGTGGCAGCACACAAAAGAACTACGATGATCGATACCGCCAACCAGTCACGATGGCAGATCTCAGGGCTTTGCCACAGTCAAATTCTTCTGATATGTTTGGCAACATGAATGTTAATTCTTCATTCAGTTTAGAAAAGTACATGTACTCACATGAAACAGTCTATCATTCACAGCACTTACCTGAAAATACCAACAGTGCATTTCTAAGCCACAGTAACCCCACACACCAACCTGGGTATTTTAATCGAGACTATTCCCGACGAGCTCTCTATTCCCAGGCATCGCCCTATGCACTTATGGATGACAGGCAGTACTCAGCTGCAGGTAAACTTACCCAGCACCCAGCCCCAATGTCTTCACAAGAAAGAGATTATATCCCACGTTTAGGGAACTCTGAAGAATCTTACAGATACAATGTCCTTTATAATGTCATGAATCGGTATttcgaatga